The region AACCAATACGAATCTGACAACAATTGGGAAACTGGATAgacaaaaacatgaatacatCAGAACAGCACAGAGAGGGAAGAAGTCAGGAGGATGCGTTTGCAGCACCAGAGGGCGTCTGGGTTGAGCGTATAACcccgtatgtgtgtgtctcactcATCTGATCTTTTGAGGACAAATTTCCGGTTTGATTTTAAACACGTGGCTCCTGTTGGGGGACGGTTGTCTAATTTCAGACTAAAATGATGTCCTTAGTTTGGTGTCACTGCAGATAGGTTAAGGCTAGAGTAAGCCTCTAGGCAGTGAGACCTCCTAAAAGTAACaaataaatctgtgtgtgtgtgtgtgtgtgtgtgtgtgtgtgtgtgtgtgtgtgtgttatcagagAGCTCAGGATGGATTATTCAAACAACTTCCAGCACAGAGACACTGAAACCTCCAACACAAAAATAACCTCAAATTTAACCAAGAAGCCcttaaatatcataaaaaaacataatgacgCAAAGACATGCTATGTAAAAGAGacttttaataaaacaaaattatactaAAGTTCAGTGAATCCTGTAAACCACATGCTTAATGAACAGCATGATATGAAACGGAAGCAACTGATGTGCATCAATGAATTTGATCATTAGTAGGTTGTAAAATAAAGACAATTAttaatgaatataatataattatattagaTTTTAatgagaaagacaaataacctTTTTCCAATGAGTTTTTTAAGCATTATTTTCATTGGATGTCCCAATAAAATACGTATACATGCGTGTCTAGATGTTGAGGTCAAGGGGTCACACTATGTGTAGGACAATAGGCCACCAGCTGCTCATCCTATGGATGGTGTCACCAGTGCGATCTACTGATAGGGTCAAATGGCAACCCCTGAGACAAATGTTATCTGAAAGAGTGCACACTGTATACTCTAGGGCAATTTCAGTGAAGCAGCACAAGAGGGAATGACGAACattgtaataataatgcttgtatgcgtttgtgtttgtgtttgtgtgtctgcgtactgtatgtgtgcgtgcagATAGACGGTTCTTAATGAGTGGGGGGGCGGTGGACAAATAGCAAtgaagaaagtagagataaagACGTGTATAAATATCTGTGcccgcagggagagagagagagcatcagTTCAAGAAGAGCAGACGCAGAGAACCGAACGGGGAATAGAGAGAATAGGAAAACAACGAGAGGGTGAATGAAAGCAagacaaacaggaagagaagaaaggGAAGGTTTTCATATTACATAGTGGAAACTTTTAAATAGGTAAGACTAACAATCTGACATTTCTCTCGTGTGGTTATTatgtttttgatgtattttttatgttacaTATGAGCTGCTTCTTTTCAGAAATGGCAAACACAGCCGGAGGAGTGCTTCTGGCTTTACTGTTGTTCCTGAGCTCCAGTGTGCCACCATGTTTCTCTGTGTATAACAGCGGCGAGTGCTTCTTCAACACTAAAGGTGcagtatgtgaatgtaaatgtgtggaCATGATgtttcccatagacttatatgtgtacatgtgtcCAGGTAGGAAGTAATAAATTATCTCGaagtacttgtattttacttttatgcTTCTTCATACTTCTTCACTATATTTCAGAGGGAATCATTGTACTTTCTACCACATATATTGGACAGTTATACTTTCTATTACTTtgtaaattcagatttttccaTCCAAAACATATGATCAGCTAATCCAATATGAtgcatattaatataataaacaacCCAGCAGTAGATAAAGTAGTCGATATCAGTTCTACACAGACCTGCTGCAGCATTTAAATGCTgcttaatgcatcagtaatgataataaaactataatataatatgcatAATTATATATAACACTATGAAAAAGACAATTCCTTATAATGCAATGCTACTTTAAGTAAATTTTCTGATAATATTAATTGGTACTGTATGTACttctacttaagtacattttttgatgcatgacttttacttgtattgaatacatttttacatagtatttctacttttacccAAGTAAATCCACTGCTGTATTTGTCACAATAACTGATATTTTTCATTTGAAGAGAGCTGTGAACACATGGGACAGGTGTACGGGATAGGAGAGAGCTGGATAACCAGAGACTGTTATCAGTGTGTCTGCATGGAGCCTTTTGGAGTAGGATGCTGTGACCAGTGAGTTTGTTTTAAATTCACCATCACCCCCAAAAAGATTCAGATGtagcatatatacagtatatactctaaCTCTGATCTCCTGATCTCCCCTATAGTGGAGCTCAACCTGTGGACTATCCAGACTGGTGTGAGATCATCCGTAAACCTGGCTCTTGTACGAGTGTTGCAGTGATGAGAGTCAATCACAAACTACCCTGCCTCTGGGGACGAGGCCGTCTCAGACCAGCTGCAGGCCTGCCGTGGAAATCTGACAATGATCCTTTATTTTGAGTTCAGCAATTAATGAAAAATTGGTGATGTTTATTTTGGATTCAATAGATAAAGACCATGGGTTTTATTTTATCATAAGGTTTGTGAGTGACAAAACTGTACTGAATTTTTTAACAAAATCTGCAAATAACTACGATAGGATTTATCTGTTAActctgtttatatgtatattttcagattttaaaatgtgttgttgatGTCTGAATGTCTGGGTTGTTTCTGGTTAATGTtttaagattaaataaaaatgtatgtcttATTTCTGGTTTTatcaaatgtgttatttgttgACCAATCtacaacatttatttaattgttgtaTTACTTGCTTGCTCTACAATTGAGCACTGTCATACAGAATAGGGAAGTCACCTCAAAACAGAATAGGCCTATATATTGTGTGATTCCAAACATCATTAAAGTCTTATCTTAACCAAAAATAGTAAATTATAATGTATTTGTATGAttagtattattaatctgattcTGCAAAAGTTATCagttaaatgtagtggagtaaaaagtacaatatttgcctctgaattgtagtggagtagaagtatagagTAACGGAAactggaaatactcaagtaaagtaagaGTACCTCTAATTGTACAGTACATGAATTTATTGAAAGGATAGGATAGCCCTTTGAGATGTAGCATCTCATTTTCGAGGGGGGCCtatagacacaaatacaaaaacacatacagaaaaaacagcattacataacaaacactgcaaatacacagatacagacagctTGCTCACCATCTTCCACCCAGACCCCCCATCAGCCCTCTGCTGTTatacaagaaaataaatatatataatatatataatatatacacttaggtatatatatacagcacttgagtaaatgtactttccaccactttGTCTCTTGTAGAGCACCAGTGAGGGTTAGGAACATCATGACCAAGCCTAttaacattcatttttattcaggaaTGTGCACTATTTCTTGAATGACATagaataattttattttgaaataaattcaCTGACCCTTTATGAATGAGGGGTTacgacttttattttgaaaagaaagcaATGGCGCAGGATTTATACGTCACACGGTGGCGCGCTCTGGAGTGTCCACCTTGTTGACGAATGTCTGTAGATGAACTGAAATGTTGCTTTACCTCTGATTTACTGGTGATTTGAGTACATGAAAAGGCAACAAGCAGCAGAAACATGTGGATACTGACAGCCCTGGAGCCTGGAGGTAACTCTGACTGTcgtttattacatttaaatgttagtTTATCACAGTTAGCTGGTTAAAGTTAGCTCAGTTatgataacaacaacaactaaaggTAGAAAGTGAACTGCTCTTAACTGGTTTTTGGGTGTAGCAGGCTGAGGAAGATGTTAGTCATGTGATTATACTGCAGTTGTCATGTAGTCAATGTAACTGTTGGAAGTTGTGTGTGAGTTGTGCATCTTAATGTTGCATAAACACCACTGGGTGCTGGATTGTTCACAAATTGGGCTCagattgatttgtttatttgagaGTCCTGCACCAAATGTGTTCAAAAAGAACATTTCCATAACAATAAAGTCTTATTATTTTAGATATAGTGTTCTCTGTCTAAGTTGCCATGCATTTTCTATAaatattcctaaaatataaaaGTCCTCTCATTAAAGAGCTCATACATGCAACACATTATTGTTGGATTACAATTACTGATGCATCCATAGAAGCTTGTGAATTCCACCagggggatcaataaagtcttatcttaaCTAAAAATAGTAAATtataatgtatttgttgattaGTATTATTAATCTGGTTCTGCAAAAGTTATCagttaaatgtagtggagtaaacagTACAACAATAAAGTCTTATTATGTTGGATATAGTGTTCTCTGTCTAAGTTGCCATGCATTTTCTATAAATATTCCCAAGATAAAAATCCTCTCATTAAGGAGCTCATACATGCAACACACTAGCCTACCTTCTGGCAACCTACATTGTATATAAGGTTCTATGTAGTAAATTGAACATATACTTTCTGGGCTTTGGCTAATTCCCAAATCTCATCCTTCCATTGTTCCTTATGGATCTTtagtagtttttgtttttactataTTTATATCACACTGCAAATTATTCctgaatataaaaatgtaaatcagaaagagaaaatattgcAGAAACCTCTCTTGATCTCAGGTAACTGTGTGCTCTGtctagggctgacctgaatgcttcgaagcttcgaccattgccatggtattcaacctccaaatcactattcaaatgcttcatttaaaaaatatatatttatatatttttatatataagtatgtaataataatgtataaatccctaaatatcccatgaaataatgaataatcccAGAACATTATAATACATACATATTCAGTTACATAACATGTATGAAATGGATCCTAGACATTGACGCATGCTGTGCAGGACATATTAGCTCCATTGGATAATATCACAGTCAGTGATTTAATGTTTACTTAGTAATAACCCacaagaaacatattttagatgcctacagaaaattaatcagtgACTGATTAATTGCTTTGAGTCATTTTGtaagaaaaatatcaaaactATCTGATTCCAGTGTGAGGATTTGGTGGTTTCCCTAGTCTTCTtcaattgtaaactgaatattgttgggttttggactgatgattggtcaaaacaagacatttgaagacgtcaccttggactCACAAATCATTGTAATTGGCAGATGAATTGATattgaaaataatagttagttgcagcacCACTGATCTTAGAATTAGACATTTTGCTTTACATTATGCTTCTTGTTCTTCAAAAGAGCATATGCATAAATCT is a window of Sebastes umbrosus isolate fSebUmb1 chromosome 11, fSebUmb1.pri, whole genome shotgun sequence DNA encoding:
- the si:ch1073-70f20.1 gene encoding prostate-associated microseminoprotein, whose product is MANTAGGVLLALLLFLSSSVPPCFSVYNSGECFFNTKESCEHMGQVYGIGESWITRDCYQCVCMEPFGVGCCDHGAQPVDYPDWCEIIRKPGSCTSVAVMRVNHKLPCLWGRGRLRPAAGLPWKSDNDPLF